The Rouxiella sp. WC2420 region GACATTTATCAAACGCCTGTCGTCCGAGGCCAATCGCGAAGGGCTAGGCACCGTGCTGATTGGTGATATGGCGATGCCTGCGGGCGGGCGTTTCAGCAGCGGTCACGCCAGTCATCAGTCTGGTCTGGATGTGGATATCTGGCTGCAAATGCCGCGCAAACGCTGGACCGAACAACAGCTGTTAAAGCCGCAGCCGATCGATTTAGTCAGCCGTGATGGCAAAAGCATTGTTAAAAACCAGTGGCAGCCGCAAATCGAAACGCTGATTAAACTGGCGGCGCAGGATACCGACGTGGTGCGCATTTTTGTAAATCCTGCGATTAAACAGCAGCTTTGCGCCGATGCGGGTAGTTCCCGCGAGTGGTTGCACAAGGTCAGACCGTGGTTTGGTCATCGCGCACACATGCACGTTCGCCTACGTTGCCCTGTCGGCGACCACAACTGCGAAAACCAGCCACCGCCTCCTCCAGGTGACGGCTGCGGTGCCGAGCTGCAAAGCTGGTTCCTGCCGCCGAAACCGGGCAGCGGTGTTCCCGTCAAGCGCGAGCCGCCACCGTTGCCGGCTATCTGTCAGTCATTGCTCGATCACCATGCCGGTCAGCTGTAATCAGAATTTTGTATTTATCGCTTTATTTTGAGTTAGTCAGTCACTATGTCAGAGTTAATTGAAAAGCATCATTATCAGGAAGTTATTGATATTTTTGACCGCTGTTTCAGCGAGGATTTCAACACGCGTTTAATCCGCGGCGATGACGAACCGATTTATCTTCCGGCAGATGAGCAGGAAGACTACAACCGCATCGTTTTCGCACACGGTTACTATGCCAGCGCGCTACACGAGATCTCCCACTGGTGCGTGGCCGGAGCAGAAAGGCGCAAGCTAGTGGATTTCGGTTACTGGTACTGTCCGGATGGCCGCGATGCACAGACGCAAGGCGAATTTGAAAAGGTCGAAATAAAACCTCAGTCATATGAATGGATGTTCTGTGCCGCTGCGGGCTTTAACTTTAATGTGAGCTGTGACAATCTGAGCGGCGATTGCGAACCTGACCGCCTTGGTTTTCAACGTAAAGTTCGCGAAGAGGTGCTGAGGACGCTTGAAAAGGGGATACCTGAACGCCCGGCGCGCTTTATCAATGCGTTACAAGCGTATTACCACACCGCGCCGCTGAGCGCAGAGTCGTTTAAGGAAGAGGAAGAGGATGATTGCTGAATTTGAAGGGCGTATTTTCGCGCTAATTGAAGACATGGTTGAAAGCGCCACCGATGATGAGCTGTTTGCCAGCGGTTATCTGCAAGGCCATTTGACCGTTTCTGTCGCCGAGGCTGAAGCCCACGGCGAGAACACTTCCGAGCAGCTCAAGGCGCGAGTGCAGTCGAGTCTGGACAAGGCGATTCAGGCGGGAGAGCTTTCTCCGCGTGACCAGATTCTGGTTCTCGGGATGTGGGAAAACCTTTATCAAAAAGCATTGCCAGAAACCGAGCGTTAATTTTTGCATTCACTGCAAATACAGAAAAGGGCCATTACGGCCCTTTTTTACGCCCGTAGCTCGTGATTTCAGACTCAATCGAGATGAGTGACCGGGCGACCTTTGAGCAGTTTTCTGACCCACATGCGGTTAGGATTTAGCGCCGCCAGTGTCGAGGATTCTGCGGGCAGCGGCTCTCCCGCAATTTGTGCGGCCAGTATCTCAGCGGCCAGCGGTGCCGAGCTTAAGCCACGCGAACCTAAAGCGCCGAGCATAAATAAGTTGCGGTAAACCGGCGAGGGCACAACGGCCTGTTGCTGCTGCATCTGCTGCGGCAAATCAGCATAGGTAGCAAGCAGAGCATCATAATCTGGAATGCTACCAATCATCGGCAGGTGATCGCGCGTGGCGCAGCGCACACCGTTACGCGCCTTTCTCTCGCTGACGTCCACCCCCTGCGGCCACTTTTCTTGGGGCAGGCAATCGATGAGACGTTGGCGATTCTGCTGCTGGTCTTCCTCACGGTAAAGCGGACGTTGCTCGGCGCGGTGATAGCTGGCGCCAATACAGTGTTGCTGGTTAGCGGGATTAACCGGCGTCAGATAGCCGTCGTAGCATAATACTTGTTTGAGCCTGCTCAGCTGCGGGGTGGTTGGAATATGTGAAACCTGACCACTGACCGCGTAAACCGGCAGTTTCGAGGTTTGTTCAAACCCGTTGATTGCCGCGCCATTTGCCAGCACTAATGTTGCATGTATAGCCCCGTTGCCCGCGGCGAAATTTAGCTTCCAGCCAGTGTTATCGGTTTCGAGACTCTCGTTTTCGACGTTATCGATTTCAGTACCGGCGATAGCGCCAATGCGGGTCACTTGATGCTGATAATGCACCTCTAAACCCAACGATTGTGCATACTCGATAGCCTGCGCCGTTAGTTCAGCAGGGCATAACCAGCCCCCCAGCGGATAACCCACGCCGCCATGGCCGGTATCTAGCCCAACCGCTTCGCCAAACTGTGCCGCATCAAGCGCTGTTGCCAGACTATGCGGCCAATCTCCCGCCAGCATTTTGTCGATTTTGCTCTGACTCTTGTCGTCATAGGCCAATTGTGCCACGCCACACCAATCGTTATCGAATGCGAGGCCTTGTGCAGAGAAAAGAGAGTATTGACGGCGGGCAAAGGTAAAAGCGTGGGCAAAAAACTGCTCGATGGCGTCGTGTCCGCCGTTGAGCAGCGGATAAACTGCGCCTTGACGATTGCCCGAAGCGCCCTGTGCAGGCTGAGGGTCTTCGCAATACAGTGTGACCCGATAACCGCGACGCAGCAGCGCCAGCGAGAGCAGGGCGCTGGCCACGCCGCCGCCGACAATTGCCACATCCTGCGGATTATCCGCCGCCGGGCGCTGGTACCAGGGCATAGCATGCGGCGCTTTTTCAGCGATTTCTCGCCAACCGCTGAGCATCTCGCGCTTTTTGCCATGACCTTTAACCTTGCTGACGTTAAATCCGGCAGCCTGCAATCCACGCCTTACGAATCCGGCAGCGGTAAATGTGGCAAAAGTGCCTTGTGGGCGAGTCAGTCTGGCCATTGCGGCAAACAGTGGGTCGCTCCACATCTCTGGATTCTTCGAAGGGGCAAAGCCGTCGAGGAACCAGGCATCAACCTGCTGATAAAGGCTTGGATCGCTGGAAGGCAGCAGGTGAGTGACATCGCCAAACCATAAATCCAGGGTAATTCTCCCGTCATCAAGCAACAGTCGATGACAGCCAGCAAAAGGTAAAGGCCATTGTTGCCTAAGTTCTTCAGCATAAACCGCTAATTCTGGCCAATGGCAATGGGCCTTTTCCAAATCATCGACCGAAAGTGGAAATTTTTCGTAACTGATGAAATGTAATCGCTTAACCGTTGTCTGATGAAGCTGCTGTTGCGATTCCGCTGCCGTCGAGAGTTGAAACTCTTTAAAGGATTGCCAAAGAGTCAGAAAGTTTAAGCCGGTACCAAACCCGGTCTCGGCAATAATCAAAAGCGGGCGGGAATGGCTGCTAAAACGTTGTGGAAAATGATTGCCATTAAGAAACACGTGGCGGGTTTCATCCAGGCCACCCTGTTCCGAAAAGTAGATGTCATCGAACTGTCGGGAAACAGGTGTACCCTGTTCGTTCCAGCTTAATTCGGCGGGTTGGATAGCGATGTGATCCACGTAAAACTCTCTTGATTCTAGGCTGTGCGCGAAGTTTAACTGTCTGCTAGTCTGTGCGCAAATTTCAATTCTTTACACAACGAATTGCTGATCGGACTTGTTCGGCGTACAACTGTACGCTAAAGTGCTTTACGAAATCCCGAATAGTTAATAGTAAAAGAGGTATTAAATGAAACGTGCTGTGATTACTGGCCTGGGCATTATCTCGAGCATCGGTAACACCAAAGAAGAAGTTCTTGAGTCTCTGCAAACAGGGCGCTCAGGCATAACTTTTTCTAAAGAATTTGAAGATGCCGGGATGAAATGCAACGTCTGGGGTAATGTGAAACTGGACACAGCCGGTCTTATCGATCGCAAAATTGTGCGTTTCATGAGTGATGCTTCTATTTACGCTTACCTTGCGATGGAACAGGCAATTGCAGACTCAGGTCTGACTCCTGAAATGGTCTCTAACGATCGTACCGGCCTGATCGCCGGTTCTGGCGGCGGTTCTCCACGCAATCAGGTTGCTGGTTCTGACGCGATGCGCGCGACCGGCCTGAAAGGTGTTGGTCCGTTTATGGTAACTAAAGCGATGGCTTCTGGCGTGTCTGCCTGTCTGGCGACTCCGTTCAAAATCCGTGGCGTTAACTACTCCATCAGCTCCGCTTGCGCAACTTCTGCACACTGCATTGGAAACGCTTACGAAATGATTCAGCTCGGCAAGCAGGACGTAGTCTTTGCTGGCGGCGGTGAAGAGCTTTCGTGGGAAATGGCTTGCGAATTCGACGCCATGGGCGCGATGTCACGCAAGTACAATGACAATCCTTCAAAAGCTTCCCGTACCTATGACACCGAGCGTGACGGTTTCGTTATCGCAGGCGGCGGCGGTATGGTTGTCGTTGAAGAGCTGGAGCATGCATTGGCTCGCGGCGCGCACATCTACGCTGAAATCATCGGCTATGGTGCCACCTCAGACGGCGCTGACATGGTCGCTCCT contains the following coding sequences:
- the mepA gene encoding penicillin-insensitive murein endopeptidase, producing MRINNVLIGLLALAAALPALAVTPWQRITQPIAGAPQAVGSYANGCQIGAKPLALNSPDYQVMRTDQHRFFGQPDLLTFIKRLSSEANREGLGTVLIGDMAMPAGGRFSSGHASHQSGLDVDIWLQMPRKRWTEQQLLKPQPIDLVSRDGKSIVKNQWQPQIETLIKLAAQDTDVVRIFVNPAIKQQLCADAGSSREWLHKVRPWFGHRAHMHVRLRCPVGDHNCENQPPPPPGDGCGAELQSWFLPPKPGSGVPVKREPPPLPAICQSLLDHHAGQL
- a CDS encoding elongation factor P hydroxylase encodes the protein MSELIEKHHYQEVIDIFDRCFSEDFNTRLIRGDDEPIYLPADEQEDYNRIVFAHGYYASALHEISHWCVAGAERRKLVDFGYWYCPDGRDAQTQGEFEKVEIKPQSYEWMFCAAAGFNFNVSCDNLSGDCEPDRLGFQRKVREEVLRTLEKGIPERPARFINALQAYYHTAPLSAESFKEEEEDDC
- a CDS encoding YfcL family protein gives rise to the protein MIAEFEGRIFALIEDMVESATDDELFASGYLQGHLTVSVAEAEAHGENTSEQLKARVQSSLDKAIQAGELSPRDQILVLGMWENLYQKALPETER
- the mnmC gene encoding bifunctional tRNA (5-methylaminomethyl-2-thiouridine)(34)-methyltransferase MnmD/FAD-dependent 5-carboxymethylaminomethyl-2-thiouridine(34) oxidoreductase MnmC, which translates into the protein MDHIAIQPAELSWNEQGTPVSRQFDDIYFSEQGGLDETRHVFLNGNHFPQRFSSHSRPLLIIAETGFGTGLNFLTLWQSFKEFQLSTAAESQQQLHQTTVKRLHFISYEKFPLSVDDLEKAHCHWPELAVYAEELRQQWPLPFAGCHRLLLDDGRITLDLWFGDVTHLLPSSDPSLYQQVDAWFLDGFAPSKNPEMWSDPLFAAMARLTRPQGTFATFTAAGFVRRGLQAAGFNVSKVKGHGKKREMLSGWREIAEKAPHAMPWYQRPAADNPQDVAIVGGGVASALLSLALLRRGYRVTLYCEDPQPAQGASGNRQGAVYPLLNGGHDAIEQFFAHAFTFARRQYSLFSAQGLAFDNDWCGVAQLAYDDKSQSKIDKMLAGDWPHSLATALDAAQFGEAVGLDTGHGGVGYPLGGWLCPAELTAQAIEYAQSLGLEVHYQHQVTRIGAIAGTEIDNVENESLETDNTGWKLNFAAGNGAIHATLVLANGAAINGFEQTSKLPVYAVSGQVSHIPTTPQLSRLKQVLCYDGYLTPVNPANQQHCIGASYHRAEQRPLYREEDQQQNRQRLIDCLPQEKWPQGVDVSERKARNGVRCATRDHLPMIGSIPDYDALLATYADLPQQMQQQQAVVPSPVYRNLFMLGALGSRGLSSAPLAAEILAAQIAGEPLPAESSTLAALNPNRMWVRKLLKGRPVTHLD
- the fabB gene encoding beta-ketoacyl-ACP synthase I — translated: MKRAVITGLGIISSIGNTKEEVLESLQTGRSGITFSKEFEDAGMKCNVWGNVKLDTAGLIDRKIVRFMSDASIYAYLAMEQAIADSGLTPEMVSNDRTGLIAGSGGGSPRNQVAGSDAMRATGLKGVGPFMVTKAMASGVSACLATPFKIRGVNYSISSACATSAHCIGNAYEMIQLGKQDVVFAGGGEELSWEMACEFDAMGAMSRKYNDNPSKASRTYDTERDGFVIAGGGGMVVVEELEHALARGAHIYAEIIGYGATSDGADMVAPSGEGAVRCMKMAMQGVDTPIDYLNVHGTSTPIGDKKEIGAVREVFGENTPAISSTKAMTGHSLGAAGVQEAIYTLLMAENNFIAPSINIENLDEDVVGANIITEPTKRELTTVMSNSFGFGGTNATLVMRKMPNDR